One stretch of Clavibacter californiensis DNA includes these proteins:
- the cydB gene encoding cytochrome d ubiquinol oxidase subunit II: protein MDLPTIWFGVIAFLFVGYFVLDGFDFGVGMSLPFLAKDDTDRRVLINTIGPVWDLNETWLIVAGAALFAAFPEWYATMSSGFYLLLVAILITLILRGVSFEFRHQGASDRWRGWFDAMIVVGSVVPSFLWGVVFANVVRGVPMDANHDYTGSTLDLLTPYALLGGLTTLSLFLVNGLQFAALKTDGPIRARARLLSMRVGAVTIAIAATFLTWTTLAHGSALSGLVSALAAAALVGSYLANVRGRERWAFGLLAATIALAVASLFTALHPYVMPASNDPAYGLTLENASSSPYTLTIMTWAAGFALPLILAYQAWTYWVFRKRITRAVIVQAAH, encoded by the coding sequence ATGGACCTGCCCACCATCTGGTTCGGTGTCATCGCCTTCCTCTTCGTCGGCTACTTCGTGCTCGACGGCTTCGACTTCGGCGTGGGGATGAGCTTGCCGTTCCTCGCGAAGGACGACACCGACCGCCGCGTGCTCATCAACACCATCGGCCCGGTCTGGGACCTCAACGAGACGTGGCTCATCGTCGCGGGGGCCGCGCTCTTCGCGGCGTTCCCCGAGTGGTACGCGACCATGTCCAGCGGGTTCTACCTGCTGCTCGTCGCGATCCTCATCACGCTGATCCTCCGCGGCGTCTCGTTCGAGTTCCGGCACCAGGGGGCGTCGGACCGGTGGCGCGGGTGGTTCGACGCGATGATCGTGGTCGGATCCGTGGTGCCGTCGTTCCTCTGGGGCGTCGTGTTCGCGAACGTGGTGCGCGGCGTGCCGATGGACGCGAACCACGACTACACGGGGTCCACGCTCGACCTGCTGACCCCGTACGCGCTCCTCGGCGGGCTCACGACGCTCTCGCTGTTCCTCGTGAACGGCCTGCAGTTCGCCGCGCTCAAGACCGACGGGCCGATCCGGGCGCGTGCCCGGCTGCTCTCGATGCGCGTCGGCGCGGTGACCATCGCGATCGCGGCGACCTTCCTCACTTGGACGACGCTCGCGCACGGGTCGGCGCTGTCGGGGCTCGTGTCCGCGCTCGCGGCCGCGGCCCTCGTCGGGTCCTACCTCGCGAACGTGCGGGGTCGGGAGCGCTGGGCGTTCGGGCTGCTCGCGGCGACCATCGCGCTCGCGGTCGCGAGCCTCTTCACGGCGCTGCACCCGTACGTGATGCCGGCGTCGAACGATCCCGCGTACGGCCTGACGCTGGAGAACGCGTCCTCGTCGCCGTACACGCTCACGATCATGACGTGGGCCGCGGGCTTCGCGCTGCCGCTGATCCTCGCCTACCAGGCGTGGACGTACTGGGTGTTCCGGAAGAGAATCACGCGCGCCGTGATCGTCCAGGCCGCGCACTAG
- a CDS encoding cytochrome ubiquinol oxidase subunit I, producing the protein MNDLLDPLLLSRWQFGLTTVYHFLFVPLTIGMAFVCALYQTAWVRTGKQHYLRLTRFFGRIFLINFAMGTVTGIVQEFQFGMNWSEYSRFVGDVFGAPLALEGLLAFFLEASFIGVWIFGWDKLPKRLHLASIWVVSVASILSAYFILAANAFMQNPVGYRIDEARGRAELTDIWALLTNKVALAAFPHTIFAAFMCVAAVIISVAAWHLSRNQHLETMMPALRFGMWFMVVSGALTILSGDQLGLAMVQTQPMKMAAAEAHYDTSSGAAASFSLFTWGTPDGSSELFSIRIPYLLSFLSTHTLDGTVQGINDLQAQYVASYGPGDYTPTIWVTYWAFRWMMGFGMAAIGVAVAGLWSTRRGRRITKPWMWKVAIWAAPLPLLAMTVGWIFTEMGRQPWIVFSLLQTSSAVSPNVTGMQVLLSLIAFTVVYGSLAVVEFRLILKAAQKGPEAEQEPDPVTGEVVREASVY; encoded by the coding sequence GTGAACGACCTCCTCGACCCGCTCCTCCTCTCCCGCTGGCAGTTCGGCCTCACGACCGTCTACCACTTCCTCTTCGTCCCGCTCACGATCGGGATGGCGTTCGTCTGCGCGCTGTACCAGACCGCGTGGGTGCGCACCGGGAAGCAGCACTACCTGCGGCTCACCCGGTTCTTCGGGAGGATCTTCCTCATCAACTTCGCCATGGGCACGGTCACGGGCATCGTGCAGGAGTTCCAGTTCGGCATGAACTGGTCCGAGTACTCCCGCTTCGTGGGCGACGTGTTCGGCGCACCGCTCGCGCTCGAGGGCCTGCTGGCGTTCTTCCTCGAGGCGTCGTTCATCGGCGTCTGGATCTTCGGCTGGGACAAGCTCCCGAAGAGGCTGCACCTCGCGTCGATCTGGGTGGTCTCGGTCGCGTCGATCCTGTCGGCGTACTTCATCCTCGCGGCCAACGCCTTCATGCAGAACCCGGTGGGGTACCGCATCGACGAGGCCCGCGGACGAGCCGAGCTCACCGACATCTGGGCGCTCCTCACCAACAAGGTCGCCCTCGCGGCGTTCCCCCACACGATCTTCGCGGCCTTCATGTGCGTGGCCGCCGTCATCATCTCGGTCGCCGCCTGGCACCTGTCGCGCAACCAGCACCTCGAGACGATGATGCCGGCGCTCAGGTTCGGCATGTGGTTCATGGTCGTCTCGGGCGCGCTCACGATCCTCTCCGGCGACCAGCTCGGACTGGCGATGGTGCAGACGCAGCCCATGAAGATGGCCGCAGCCGAGGCGCACTACGACACCTCGTCGGGCGCCGCCGCGTCGTTCTCGCTCTTCACGTGGGGCACGCCGGACGGGTCGAGCGAGCTGTTCTCCATCCGGATCCCGTACCTGCTCTCGTTCCTCTCGACGCACACGCTCGACGGCACGGTCCAGGGCATCAACGACCTGCAGGCGCAGTACGTCGCGAGCTACGGCCCGGGCGACTACACGCCCACCATCTGGGTCACCTACTGGGCGTTCCGCTGGATGATGGGCTTCGGCATGGCGGCCATCGGCGTCGCGGTCGCGGGCCTCTGGTCCACGCGCCGGGGGCGCCGCATCACGAAGCCGTGGATGTGGAAGGTCGCCATCTGGGCCGCCCCGCTGCCGCTGCTCGCGATGACGGTCGGCTGGATCTTCACGGAGATGGGCCGCCAGCCCTGGATCGTCTTCAGCCTGCTGCAGACCTCGTCCGCGGTCTCGCCGAACGTCACCGGGATGCAGGTGCTGCTCTCGCTCATCGCGTTCACGGTCGTCTACGGGTCGCTCGCCGTGGTCGAGTTCCGCCTGATCCTGAAGGCGGCGCAGAAGGGTCCGGAGGCCGAGCAGGAGCCGGATCCCGTCACGGGCGAGGTCGTCCGGGAAGCGAGCGTGTACTGA
- a CDS encoding GNAT family N-acetyltransferase — MDLTISRVAWDDDDAISLRAAQRAELDLRYGGDTEPGAKPTAADMAAFLVARDADGTPVGCGGIRPLADRGDGTPWAELKRMYVVPAVRGTGVATAVLRALEETARELGVVDLVLETGPEQPDAMRFYVREGWTEIPRFGAYADSEGSRCYALTLA; from the coding sequence ATGGACCTCACCATCTCGCGGGTCGCGTGGGACGACGACGACGCGATCTCCCTCCGCGCCGCCCAGCGCGCCGAGCTCGACCTCCGCTACGGCGGCGACACGGAGCCCGGCGCCAAGCCGACGGCCGCCGACATGGCCGCGTTCCTCGTCGCGCGCGACGCGGACGGGACGCCCGTCGGCTGCGGCGGGATCCGGCCGCTCGCCGACCGCGGCGACGGGACGCCGTGGGCGGAGCTGAAGCGCATGTACGTGGTGCCCGCCGTCCGCGGCACGGGCGTCGCGACGGCCGTCCTCCGCGCCCTCGAGGAGACCGCCCGCGAGCTCGGCGTGGTCGACCTGGTGCTGGAGACCGGCCCGGAGCAGCCCGACGCCATGCGGTTCTACGTCCGCGAGGGCTGGACCGAGATCCCCCGCTTCGGCGCCTACGCCGACTCCGAGGGCTCCCGCTGCTACGCGCTGACGCTCGCGTGA
- the cydD gene encoding thiol reductant ABC exporter subunit CydD, giving the protein MKPLDPRLLRHSASARAMLAVGAVVGVVQTAALVAFCWSLTQLVVRAIGGTAASELGPVLALVVGSAVVRGASAWLLDVVGARGAARVTAELRRRALRAIADLGPAWTAGRSRGRLATVVGPGLDALDPYFARYVPQLILTALATPIVVAVLFLADPLTGVTVLATLPVIPVFMVLVGWATQEVQRRQWSRLTELASGFLDVVDGLSTLLVFGRARRQTARIRRVTDEYRVETMRVLRISFLSGFVLELAASLSVALVAVSVGVRLIGGQLDLEVGLFVLLLAPEAFLPIRQVGVQFHAAAEGVAAADDVLGILEEERAGRAARAVPRAGAAAGAAAHAAAGAAAARGPAGDALVIRDLVVTRGDRPVVAGLSATFPRGRVTAVTGPSGVGKSSLLQAILGQLPAAGAVGWVGENAASAPRAPLVTEIAWAGQRPGLVAGTVRANVALGVADADDALVRRALALAAADGIDPDLELGVGGQGLSGGQAQRVAVARAVHRALALDCPLVLLDEPSSALDAAAEARLADGIRALADQGRAVVVVTHRGALVRAADAELRLGGGSAADGTPPAIGRRVPAAEMPARIAPEPAWRAQVAP; this is encoded by the coding sequence GTGAAGCCCCTGGATCCGCGGCTGCTGCGGCACTCGGCGTCGGCGCGCGCCATGCTCGCCGTGGGCGCCGTCGTCGGCGTGGTGCAGACCGCGGCGCTCGTCGCCTTCTGCTGGTCGCTCACGCAGCTCGTCGTGCGGGCGATCGGCGGCACAGCCGCGTCGGAGCTCGGGCCGGTGCTCGCGCTCGTCGTCGGATCCGCCGTCGTGCGCGGAGCCTCGGCGTGGCTCCTCGACGTGGTGGGCGCGCGCGGCGCCGCTCGTGTCACCGCGGAGCTCCGTCGCCGGGCGCTCCGCGCGATCGCCGACCTCGGGCCCGCGTGGACCGCGGGCCGCAGCCGCGGGCGCCTGGCGACCGTCGTCGGCCCGGGACTCGACGCGCTCGACCCCTACTTCGCCCGCTACGTGCCGCAGCTGATCCTCACGGCGCTCGCGACGCCGATCGTCGTGGCGGTGCTCTTCCTGGCCGACCCGCTCACGGGCGTGACCGTCCTCGCGACGCTGCCCGTGATCCCGGTCTTCATGGTGCTCGTCGGCTGGGCGACGCAGGAGGTGCAGCGGCGGCAGTGGTCGCGCCTCACCGAGCTGGCGTCGGGCTTCCTGGACGTGGTCGACGGGCTGTCCACGCTCCTGGTCTTCGGGCGCGCCCGGCGGCAGACCGCCCGGATCCGCCGGGTCACGGACGAGTACCGCGTCGAGACCATGCGCGTGCTCCGGATCTCGTTCCTGTCCGGCTTCGTGCTGGAGCTCGCGGCGTCGCTGTCGGTCGCGCTCGTGGCGGTGTCGGTGGGGGTGCGCCTCATCGGCGGGCAGCTCGACCTCGAGGTGGGGCTCTTCGTGCTGCTGCTCGCGCCGGAGGCGTTCCTGCCCATCCGGCAGGTGGGCGTGCAGTTCCACGCCGCGGCCGAGGGGGTCGCGGCCGCGGACGACGTGCTCGGGATCCTCGAGGAGGAGCGGGCCGGGCGGGCGGCGCGGGCCGTCCCGCGCGCCGGGGCGGCCGCAGGCGCTGCAGCTCACGCTGCGGCTGGCGCCGCGGCTGCCCGGGGTCCCGCGGGCGACGCGCTCGTGATCCGCGACCTGGTCGTCACGCGCGGCGACCGGCCCGTTGTGGCCGGGCTCTCCGCGACCTTCCCCCGGGGACGCGTCACGGCGGTGACCGGGCCGAGCGGCGTCGGCAAGTCGTCACTCCTCCAGGCGATCCTGGGGCAGCTGCCCGCGGCGGGCGCCGTCGGCTGGGTCGGCGAGAACGCCGCCTCCGCGCCGCGCGCGCCGCTGGTGACCGAGATCGCCTGGGCGGGGCAGCGGCCCGGACTCGTGGCGGGCACGGTGCGGGCGAACGTGGCGCTCGGCGTCGCGGATGCGGACGACGCGCTCGTCCGACGCGCGCTCGCGCTCGCGGCGGCCGACGGCATCGACCCCGACCTGGAGCTCGGCGTCGGCGGGCAGGGGCTGTCCGGCGGGCAGGCGCAGCGGGTCGCCGTCGCGCGGGCCGTGCACCGCGCGCTCGCCCTCGACTGCCCGCTCGTCCTCCTCGACGAGCCGAGCTCCGCGCTCGACGCCGCTGCCGAGGCGCGCCTCGCCGACGGGATCCGCGCGCTCGCCGACCAGGGCCGTGCCGTGGTGGTCGTCACGCACCGCGGCGCGCTCGTGCGGGCGGCGGACGCCGAGCTGCGGCTGGGCGGGGGATCCGCCGCGGACGGGACACCGCCCGCCATCGGCCGGCGCGTACCCGCCGCCGAGATGCCCGCCCGCATCGCCCCGGAGCCCGCATGGCGCGCGCAGGTCGCGCCGTGA
- a CDS encoding UbiA family prenyltransferase — MIGRLRLLALSSHPGPTATVTVLAAVLAIALGYGPGRVVAVALAVLLGQLSIGLSNDWIDAERDRSVARADKPVARGEVTVGLVRAAALVTVAACGVASAALGPAFLLAHGVLVGAGWAYNAGLKRTAVSVLPFVVAFGILPTVVALGGVDPVPAAAWAMATGAVLGVSIHFTNVLPDLEDDARTGVRGLPHRLGRVPSGLVAFGALALGAVVVAVGPVLADPARAITPVAAAGLVVTLGIAAWGAVRVVTRPPGRLLFQLIMAASLLLVAQIALNATRLT; from the coding sequence GTGATCGGCCGGCTCCGGCTCCTCGCGCTCTCCTCGCACCCGGGGCCGACGGCGACCGTCACGGTGCTCGCCGCGGTGCTCGCGATCGCGCTCGGCTACGGGCCCGGGCGCGTGGTCGCGGTGGCGCTGGCCGTGCTCCTCGGGCAGCTGTCCATCGGCCTCTCCAACGACTGGATCGACGCCGAGCGCGACCGCAGCGTCGCCCGCGCCGACAAGCCCGTCGCGCGCGGCGAGGTGACGGTCGGGCTGGTCCGGGCGGCGGCCCTCGTGACGGTGGCGGCGTGCGGCGTGGCGTCGGCCGCGCTCGGACCGGCGTTCCTCCTCGCGCACGGCGTGCTCGTGGGCGCGGGCTGGGCGTACAACGCCGGGCTGAAGCGGACCGCCGTGAGCGTCCTCCCCTTCGTCGTGGCCTTCGGGATCCTGCCGACGGTGGTCGCCTTGGGCGGCGTCGATCCGGTGCCCGCGGCCGCGTGGGCGATGGCGACCGGCGCGGTGCTCGGCGTCTCCATCCACTTCACCAACGTGCTGCCCGACCTCGAGGACGACGCTCGGACGGGCGTGCGGGGCCTGCCGCACCGGCTCGGGCGCGTGCCGTCGGGCCTCGTCGCGTTCGGGGCGCTCGCGCTCGGGGCGGTCGTCGTGGCCGTGGGCCCCGTGCTCGCGGATCCGGCGCGCGCGATCACGCCGGTCGCGGCCGCCGGGCTCGTCGTCACGCTGGGCATCGCCGCGTGGGGTGCCGTGCGCGTCGTCACGCGGCCGCCGGGGCGGCTGCTGTTCCAGCTGATCATGGCGGCGTCGTTGCTGCTCGTGGCGCAGATCGCGCTGAACGCGACCCGCCTCACCTGA
- a CDS encoding GNAT family N-acetyltransferase: protein MRIRPAELRDIDDLLEIRNHAILTGTALWTEEPVDRAEREAWFRETTEAGDPILVAEVDGAFAGYGTYGPWRRMSGYRFSVEDSVYVRDAFQGQGVGRALIEAVVEHARAAGKRAVFADIEAGNTGSIRLHERLGFRQVGLLPGIGWKFGRPLDLAILHLPLVDDAASA from the coding sequence ATGAGGATCCGCCCCGCCGAGCTGCGTGACATCGACGACCTGCTGGAGATCCGCAACCACGCGATCCTCACCGGCACCGCCCTCTGGACGGAGGAGCCGGTCGACCGCGCCGAGCGCGAGGCGTGGTTCCGGGAGACGACGGAGGCGGGCGACCCGATCCTCGTCGCCGAGGTCGACGGGGCCTTCGCGGGCTACGGCACCTACGGGCCCTGGCGGCGGATGTCCGGCTACCGCTTCTCGGTGGAGGACTCGGTCTACGTGCGCGACGCCTTCCAGGGGCAGGGCGTCGGCCGCGCGCTCATCGAGGCGGTCGTCGAGCACGCACGAGCGGCCGGGAAGCGCGCGGTGTTCGCGGACATCGAGGCCGGCAACACCGGCTCGATCCGGCTGCACGAGCGGCTCGGCTTCCGTCAGGTGGGGCTGCTGCCCGGGATCGGCTGGAAGTTCGGCCGCCCGCTCGACCTCGCGATCCTGCACCTGCCGCTGGTCGACGACGCGGCATCCGCCTAG